The Streptomyces puniciscabiei genome includes a window with the following:
- a CDS encoding DUF6009 family protein, translated as MSALIAEDEIVHEVDFVWLEDISGLDYVRQSLDRLPTRRGRPAYHRDGRMIGYAILGPEAKPSRSSGTFRRRVFWLLPHDRDTAPDGLYAIGAPAEAVDPRTLAPRAKGRKTERSEGAAGLSQPRQRGFRLSL; from the coding sequence ATGAGCGCCCTCATCGCCGAGGACGAGATCGTCCACGAGGTCGACTTCGTCTGGCTCGAGGACATCAGCGGGCTGGATTACGTCCGTCAGAGCCTGGACCGGCTGCCGACCCGTCGCGGCAGGCCCGCCTACCATCGTGACGGGCGCATGATCGGCTACGCGATCCTGGGGCCGGAGGCCAAGCCGTCCCGGTCCTCGGGCACGTTCCGGCGGCGGGTCTTCTGGCTGCTGCCGCACGACCGGGACACCGCCCCTGACGGTCTGTACGCCATCGGGGCACCGGCGGAGGCCGTCGATCCGCGCACGCTGGCGCCGCGCGCCAAAGGACGCAAGACGGAGCGGTCCGAGGGGGCGGCGGGCCTGTCGCAGCCGCGGCAGCGGGGATTCAGGCTTTCGCTGTAG
- a CDS encoding DNA primase family protein, whose translation MNGQTVAQARTNGEPGPRARTEVQGGPRPVGQATAGEATADGLLPDTLSDRGNAKLFVSLYANDYRHVPGLGWFRWDSTRWQIDEDDTVLWAAGDLAESLATTDPRGVHSTTALQQHRRRALSTSGMNAMLTQARSAPGMVLNAALLDADPYALCTPGGIVDLRTGLQRVPDPNKDFHSRSTTATPEPMATPRWDRFLTDTFGEGTEGAEMIGFLQLLLGYSITGDVGAQVMPFLFGSGKNGKSVLLDVVMKLVGDYADAAPPGFLMARPYEGHPTDLAELHGRRVIVCSEVKPGDRFDEARVKLLTGGDRIKARRMRQDFFSFQPTHKLWLLGNHRPEVGTGGFAFWRRMRLIPFERVVPDHRKVDNLADVLVTEEGPGILNWLVLGARRYLGGQKDLVGPERVRIATTAYAETEDHTGRFLGESCQLAPALRTEQARLYAVYKAWCQDEGVPALSSRAFAARVRELVGLASPKEMFLSNQRKYYPGIGLLADEETV comes from the coding sequence ATGAACGGGCAGACCGTTGCTCAGGCCCGTACGAACGGCGAGCCCGGTCCCCGGGCCCGTACGGAGGTGCAGGGCGGCCCCCGGCCCGTCGGCCAGGCCACGGCCGGCGAGGCCACCGCCGACGGGCTGCTGCCCGACACCCTCAGCGACCGCGGCAACGCCAAGCTGTTCGTCAGCCTCTACGCCAACGACTACCGGCACGTGCCGGGGCTCGGCTGGTTCCGGTGGGACAGCACCCGCTGGCAGATCGACGAGGACGACACCGTGCTGTGGGCCGCCGGCGACCTGGCGGAGTCCCTCGCCACCACCGACCCGCGGGGCGTGCACAGCACGACCGCGCTGCAGCAGCACCGCAGACGGGCGCTGAGCACCAGCGGGATGAACGCGATGCTCACCCAGGCCAGGTCCGCACCCGGCATGGTGCTCAACGCGGCGCTGCTGGACGCCGATCCGTACGCCCTGTGCACGCCCGGCGGCATCGTCGACCTGCGGACCGGGCTCCAGCGCGTGCCGGACCCGAACAAGGACTTCCACTCCCGCTCCACCACCGCGACCCCCGAACCGATGGCGACGCCGCGCTGGGACCGGTTCCTCACCGACACCTTCGGTGAGGGGACCGAGGGCGCGGAGATGATCGGCTTCCTGCAGCTGCTCCTCGGCTACTCCATCACCGGCGACGTCGGCGCCCAGGTGATGCCCTTCCTGTTCGGCTCCGGCAAGAACGGCAAGTCGGTGCTGCTGGACGTGGTGATGAAGCTCGTCGGCGACTACGCGGACGCGGCGCCGCCCGGGTTCCTCATGGCCCGCCCCTACGAGGGCCACCCCACCGACCTGGCCGAGCTGCACGGGCGCCGGGTCATCGTGTGCAGCGAGGTCAAGCCGGGGGACCGGTTCGACGAGGCCCGGGTGAAGCTGCTGACCGGCGGCGACCGCATCAAGGCCAGGCGGATGCGGCAGGACTTCTTCAGCTTCCAGCCGACCCACAAGCTGTGGCTGCTGGGCAACCACCGGCCCGAGGTGGGGACGGGCGGCTTCGCGTTCTGGCGGCGGATGCGGCTGATCCCGTTCGAGCGGGTCGTGCCGGACCACCGGAAGGTCGACAACCTGGCGGACGTCCTCGTGACGGAGGAGGGGCCGGGGATCCTCAACTGGCTTGTCCTGGGCGCCCGTCGCTATCTGGGCGGACAGAAGGACCTCGTGGGACCGGAGCGCGTACGCATCGCCACCACGGCCTACGCGGAAACCGAGGACCACACCGGGCGCTTCCTCGGGGAGTCCTGCCAACTGGCCCCGGCGCTGCGCACGGAGCAGGCACGGCTGTACGCCGTCTACAAGGCGTGGTGTCAGGATGAAGGGGTCCCGGCCCTGTCGTCCCGGGCCTTCGCGGCAAGGGTCCGCGAGCTGGTGGGACTGGCGTCGCCCAAGGAAATGTTCCTGTCCAACCAGCGGAAGTACTACCCAGGCATCGGACTGCTTGCCGACGAGGAGACAGTATGA
- a CDS encoding DUF4097 family beta strand repeat-containing protein, whose amino-acid sequence MQKFDTPAPIAAVLDIPIGHIRLVAADRADTTVEVLPAHPSRSRDVKAAELVTVAYDNGVLRVESPAERKQMLGHPGTLEVTVELPAGSRVEAKAAVAEVRGVGRLGDVTFEGAQCTVEFDETASARLTLATGDITVGRLNGPAEITTDKGDLTITEAHHGTVTLTTQHGDITVGAAQGVSATLDAGTSYGRIKNSLKNSDGAAAGLDIHATTAYGNITAAGL is encoded by the coding sequence ATCCAGAAGTTCGACACCCCCGCCCCCATCGCCGCCGTCCTGGACATCCCCATCGGGCACATCCGGCTCGTCGCCGCCGACCGCGCCGACACCACCGTCGAGGTCCTGCCCGCCCACCCCTCCAGGAGTCGCGACGTCAAGGCCGCGGAGCTGGTCACGGTCGCCTACGACAACGGCGTCCTGCGGGTCGAGAGCCCGGCGGAGCGCAAGCAGATGCTCGGCCACCCCGGAACCCTCGAGGTCACCGTCGAGCTGCCGGCCGGCTCCCGGGTCGAGGCCAAGGCCGCCGTCGCCGAGGTCCGCGGCGTCGGACGCCTCGGCGACGTCACCTTCGAAGGCGCCCAGTGCACGGTCGAGTTCGACGAGACCGCGAGCGCCCGCCTCACCCTCGCCACCGGCGACATCACCGTCGGCCGCCTGAACGGCCCCGCCGAGATCACCACCGACAAGGGCGACCTCACCATCACCGAGGCCCATCACGGCACCGTCACCCTGACCACCCAGCACGGCGACATCACGGTCGGCGCCGCCCAGGGAGTCTCCGCCACCCTCGACGCCGGCACCTCCTACGGCCGGATCAAGAACTCCCTCAAGAACAGCGACGGCGCCGCGGCCGGCCTCGACATCCACGCCACCACCGCCTACGGCAACATCACCGCCGCCGGCCTCTGA
- a CDS encoding GNAT family N-acetyltransferase, which translates to MDIGSEEIAGGVILRLAGPADAPALCTAYAENRKHLEPWQPRRPESFFTVAGQAQRLEEQERHRADGRLVPWLLEADGRVVGAITLSGIVMGAFCSSYLGYWVTEDQQGRGLATAAVERVCRIARDRVGLHRIEATTLPENTGSQRVLEKCGFEAIGMAPRYLHIDGQWRDHRMYQRVLHDDHPAL; encoded by the coding sequence ATGGACATCGGAAGCGAGGAAATCGCGGGCGGAGTGATACTGCGGCTCGCCGGACCGGCGGACGCCCCGGCGCTCTGCACCGCCTATGCCGAGAACCGGAAACACCTCGAACCCTGGCAACCGCGCCGCCCGGAATCCTTCTTCACCGTGGCCGGTCAGGCACAGCGCCTGGAAGAACAGGAACGGCACCGCGCGGACGGCCGGCTCGTGCCGTGGCTCCTCGAAGCCGACGGGCGGGTCGTGGGGGCCATCACGCTGTCCGGAATCGTCATGGGCGCGTTCTGCAGTTCCTATCTGGGTTACTGGGTCACCGAGGATCAGCAGGGCCGGGGGCTCGCGACCGCCGCCGTGGAGCGGGTCTGCCGGATCGCCCGGGACAGGGTCGGGCTGCACCGGATCGAGGCGACCACCCTTCCGGAGAACACCGGCTCCCAACGCGTGCTGGAGAAGTGCGGGTTCGAGGCGATCGGCATGGCCCCGCGCTATCTGCACATCGACGGACAGTGGCGGGACCACCGGATGTACCAGCGGGTGCTGCACGACGACCACCCGGCTCTGTGA
- a CDS encoding ScbR family autoregulator-binding transcription factor: MAQQERAIRTRQAILVAAAQVFAEVGYQAATIVEILRRADVTKGALYFHFPSKEELAQAVLANQLTGMPQTPPRELKLQQCLDEAFLLAHLLQEGDSLVQGSIRLTVEQGSPRDGLDRRVPMAGWVEHNTAMLAQAKQNGELLPQADVEAVARMFVGAFTGVQVLSKVMTGHADLMDRVADLQRHLMASIAVPAVLVRLDMAPDRGERVHKEIMRLRRAAEPVEAVG; the protein is encoded by the coding sequence GTGGCACAGCAGGAACGAGCGATCAGGACGAGACAGGCCATCCTGGTCGCGGCTGCGCAGGTGTTCGCCGAGGTCGGATATCAGGCGGCCACCATCGTCGAGATCCTGCGCCGGGCCGACGTCACCAAAGGAGCCCTGTACTTCCACTTCCCCTCCAAGGAGGAGCTGGCCCAGGCGGTGCTGGCCAACCAGCTCACCGGCATGCCGCAGACCCCGCCGCGCGAACTGAAGCTCCAGCAGTGCCTGGACGAGGCATTCCTCCTCGCCCACCTGCTCCAGGAGGGCGATTCGCTGGTGCAGGGCAGCATCCGGCTCACCGTCGAGCAGGGAAGCCCGCGGGACGGACTGGACCGGCGGGTGCCGATGGCGGGATGGGTCGAGCACAACACCGCCATGCTCGCGCAGGCGAAACAGAACGGCGAACTGCTGCCCCAGGCGGATGTGGAGGCGGTCGCGCGGATGTTCGTGGGCGCGTTCACCGGGGTGCAGGTGCTGTCCAAGGTCATGACCGGCCACGCCGATCTGATGGACCGGGTGGCGGACCTGCAGCGGCATCTGATGGCGAGCATCGCGGTCCCGGCGGTGCTCGTGCGGCTTGACATGGCCCCGGACCGGGGGGAACGCGTCCACAAGGAGATCATGCGACTGCGCCGGGCAGCGGAGCCGGTCGAAGCGGTCGGCTGA